The Salvelinus alpinus chromosome 21, SLU_Salpinus.1, whole genome shotgun sequence genome has a segment encoding these proteins:
- the lipt2 gene encoding octanoyl-[acyl-carrier-protein]:protein N-octanoyltransferase LIPT2, mitochondrial produces MYPSKAAVEVIQLGRISYGRALQVQQLYVRRHLDSKDKLHNALLLCEHPPVYTIGIRQALYPFEEEQRLKLLGAEFFRSNRGGLITFHGPGQLVCYPILNLGCFKKSVRWYVCELERTVINLCRKYGIKASTSPNTGVWVGDNKICAIGIHCGRYITSHGLALNCNTDMGWFENIVPCGIVGKGVTSLSQELGRDVSIEESIPPLLETFSDQFDCTLHHGEYSNNE; encoded by the exons ATGTACCCTTCAAAAGCAGCAGTTGAAGTGATCCAGTTGGGTCGTATTTCCTATGGGCGTGCATTACAGGTGCAGCAACTCTATGTCAGGAGACATCTGGATTCTAAAGACAAATTGCACAATGCGCTGCTATTATGTGAACACCCGCCAGTCTACACCATTGGAATCAGACAGGCACTATACCCATTCGAAGAGGAGCAAAGACTCAAACTCCTTGGTGCTGAATTCTTTCGTAGTAACCGTGGCGGACTCATAACTTTCCATGGTCCAGGGCAGTTGGTGTGCTACCCAATACTCAATTTGGGCTGCTTCAAGAAAAGCGTGCGATGGTACGTGTGTGAGCTGGAGAGGACTGTCATCAACCTTTGCAGAAAGTATGGGATAAAAGCATCCACCTCCCCAAACACTGGGGTCTGGGTTGGAGACAACAAGATATGTGCCATAG GAATCCATTGTGGGAGATACATAACATCTCATGGCTTGGCACTGAACTGCAACACAGATATGGGCTGGTTTGAAAACATTGTGCCATGTGGGATTGTAGGGAAAGGTGTCACATCCCTCAGTCAAGAACTGGGAAGAGATGTCTCTATTGAAGAATCCATCCCACCACTGCTGGAAACTTTCAGTGATCAGTTTGACTGCACACTGCATCATGGAGAATATTCTAATAATGAATAA